From the genome of Papaver somniferum cultivar HN1 chromosome 2, ASM357369v1, whole genome shotgun sequence, one region includes:
- the LOC113346906 gene encoding solute carrier family 40 member 3, chloroplastic-like gives MDLVTISHPSSISSHLISPSFLRTSSFLSSSSRFSRRTSISSLQWLNQSSSSCTYTTTRVKNFSTRCSTANADVQINHVVAEDEAQDDSSSSIQSGLSIPIVSFCPEILETESLSLLTEDSCVDDIITTLPVLSEEEQRTLAATPAHPAGLYALYASCLAGNLVEQLWNFAWPAAVAMIHPSLLPVAVVGFFTKLAIFVAGPLVGKLMDHFPRVPAYNCLTTVQAAAQLLSVAMIIRAHTVTSIPAASVLLKPWFCVLVLAGAVERLTGLALGVAMERDWVVRLAGTNRPIALAQANAIISRIDLLCEIAGASLFGISLSKYEPVTCLKLAAGSMICSVPVVVSLMWLSNKLSAGVLDLSKSPQAWNISLSEVPSHVHGNLVEIGVDAIKHGWMEYKQQPVLPASLAYVLLYFNIVLTPGGLMTAFLTQRGLNPSIIGGFSGLCAFMGVAATFISASLVKRLGILKAGAAGLIFQAFLLTVAVAVYWSCSLSQKTPLIFFLSLIVLSRLGHMSYHVLGAQILQTGIPASKANIIGTTELSVASLAEFVMLGVAIIANDVSHFGFIAMLSLSAVVGAAWLFCRWLVNPTDEQKKLFSFDPQF, from the exons ATGGATTTGGTTACTATTTCTCACCCATCTTCTATCTCTTCTCATCTTATATCCCCTTCGTTTCTCAGAACAtcaagttttctttcttcttcttctcgattcTCCCGCCGTACCAGTATTTCTTCTCTTCAATGGTTaaatcaatcttcttcttcgtgtACTTATACTACTACCAG GgtaaagaatttctcaacaagGTGTTCGACGGCGAACGCTGATGTACAGATCAATCATGTTGTGGCAGAAGATGAGGCTCAAGATGATTCGTCGTCATCAATCCAATCTGGGTTGTCGATACCAATTGTTAGCTTTTGTCCGGAGATTCTGGAGACAGAGTCCCTGAGTTTACTAACTGAAGATAGTTGCGTAGATGATATTATTACCACTTTGCCT GTTCTTTCAGAAGAGGAGCAGAGAACCTTAGCAGCCACTCCAGCCCATCCTGCAGGACTATACG CTTTATATGCTAGTTGCTTAGCTGGTAACTTGGTGGAGCAACTGTGGAACTTTGCTTGGCCTGCTGCTGTAGCAATGATTCATCCAAGTCTTCTACCAGTGGCTGTTGTTGGTTTCTTTACAAAG CTTGCAATTTTTGTCGCAGGCCCTTTAGTTGGCAAACTTATGGATCACTTTCCTAGGGTACCAGCGTATAACTGTTTGACCACTGTCCAG GCAGCTGCTCAGTTGCTATCTGTTGCAATGATAATTCGTGCTCATACAGTTACCTCTATCCCTGCTGCATCCGTATTGCTTAAGCCTTGGTTCTGTGTGCTAGTACTAGCTGGTGCTGTGGAGAGGCTTACAGGATTGGCACTGGGGGTCGCCATGGAACGCGATTGGGTTGTGCGG TTAGCAGGCACGAACAGGCCAATCGCACTGGCTCAAGCAAATGCTATTATCAGTCGAATCGATCTTCTCTGTGAG ATAGCTGGAGCATCCCTTTTTGGTATTTCGTTATCCAAGTATGAACCAGTGACATGCTTGAAACTTGCTGCTGGCTCGATGATATGCAGCGTGCCTGTGGTG GTATCTCTAATGTGGCTAAGCAATAAGCTGTCAGCTGGTGTTCTTGATCTCTCAAAATCCCCCCAGGCTTGGAATATAAGTTTGTCAGAAGTTCCTTCGCATGTTCATGGAAATTTAG TTGAAATTGGTGTGGATGCCATCAAGCATGGGTGGATGGAATACAAGCAGCAACCAGTTCTTCCTGCAAGCCTAGCTTATGTACTCCTCTACTTCAATATAGTTCTTACTCCTGGTGGCTTAATGACAGCATTTTTGACGCAGCGTG GTCTAAACCCCTCTATCATTGGCGGGTTTAGTGGATTATGTGCTTTTATGGGTGTTGCTGCAACATTCATTTCTGCAAGTCTCGTGAAGCGGCTTGGCATTCTAAAG GCTGGGGCAGCTGGACTTATCTTTCAGGCATTCCTTCTAACGGTAGCTGTTGCTGTGTATTGGAGCTGTTCTCTTTCTCAGAAAACACCCTTAATTTTCTTCCTTTCCTTGATT GTATTATCAAGGTTAGGCCACATGTCATATCATGTTCTTGGGGCCCAGATTCTTCAGACTGGCATACCAGCTTCAAAAGCAAACATTATTGGAACTACAGAGCTCTCGGTGGCAAGTCTAGCAGAGTTTGTGATGTTGGGAGTTGCAATAATTGCGAATGATGTTTCTCATTTTGGTTTTATAGCAATGCTTTCCCTCTCTGCTGTTGTTGGGGCAGCGTGGCTTTTCTGCCGATGGTTAGTCAATCCAACTGATGAACAAAAAAAGCTGTTCTCCTTCGATCCTCAGTTTTAA